A single Pan paniscus chromosome 21, NHGRI_mPanPan1-v2.0_pri, whole genome shotgun sequence DNA region contains:
- the ADNP gene encoding activity-dependent neuroprotector homeobox protein isoform X2, with the protein MPKSYEALVQHVIEDHERIGYQVTAMIGHTNVVVPRSKPLMLIAPKPQDKKSMGLPPRIGSLASGNVRSLPSQQMVNRLSIPKPNLNSTGVNMMSSVHLQQNNYGVKSVGQGYSVGQSMRLGLGGNAPVSIPQQSQSVKQLLPSGNGRSYGLGSEQRSQAPARYSLQSANASSLSSGQLKSPSLSQSQASRVLGQSSSKPAAAATGPPPGNTSSTQKWKICTICNELFPENVYSVHFEKEHKAEKVPAVANYIMKIHNFTSKCLYCNRYLPTDTLLNHMLIHGLSCPYCRSTFNDVEKMAAHMRMVHIDEEMGPKTDSTLSFDLTLQQGSHTNIHLLVTTYNLRDAPAESVAYHAQNNPPVPPKPQPKVQEKADIPVKSSPQAAVPYKKDVGKTLCPLCFSILKGPISDALAHHLRERHQVIQTVHPVEKKLTYKCIHCLGVYTSNMTASTITLHLVHCRGVGKTQNGQDKTNAPSRLNQSPSLAPVKRTYEQMEFPLLKKRKLDDDSDSPSFFEEKPEEPVVLALDPKGHEDDSYEARKSFLTKYFNKQPYPTRREIEKLAASLWLWKSDIASHFSNKRKKCVRDCEKYKPGVLLGFNMKELNKVKHEMDFDAEWLFENHDEKDSRVNASKTADKKLNLGKEDDSSSDSFENLEEESNESGSPFDPVFEVEPKISSDNPEEHVLKVIPEDALESEEKLDQKEDGSKYETIHLTEEPTKLMHNASDSEVDQDDVVEWKDGASPSESGPGSQQVSDFEDNTCEMKPGTWSDESSQSEDARSSKPAAKKKATMQGNREQLKWKNSSYGKVEGFWSKDQSQWKNASENDERLSNPQIEWQNSTIDSEDGEQFDNMTDGVAEPMHGSLAGVKLSSQQA; encoded by the coding sequence ATGCCAAAGTCCTATGAAGCTTTGGTACAGCATGTCATCGAAGACCATGAACGTATAGGCTATCAGGTCACTGCCATGATTGGGCACACAAATGTAGTGGTTCCCCGATCCAAACCCTTGATGCTAATTGCTCCCAAACCTCAAGACAAGAAGAGCATGGGACTCCCACCAAGAATCGGTTCCCTTGCTTCTGGAAATGTCCGGTCTTTACCATCACAGCAGATGGTGAATCGACTCTCAATACCAAAGCCTAACTTAAATTCTACAGGAGTCAACATGATGTCCAGTGTTCATCTGCAGCAGAACAACTATGGAGTCAAATCTGTAGGCCAGGGTTACAGTGTTGGTCAGTCAATGAGACTGGGTCTAGGTGGCAACGCACCAGTTTCCATTCCTCAACAATCTCAGTCTGTAAAGCAGTTACTTCCAAGTGGAAATGGAAGGTCTTATGGGCTTGGGTCAGAGCAGAGGTCCCAGGCACCAGCAAGATACTCCCTGCAGTCTGCTAATGCCTCTTCTCTCTCATCGGGCCAGTTAaagtctccttccctctctcagtCACAGGCATCCAGAGTGTTAGGTCAGTCCAGTTCCAAACCTGCTGCAGCTGCCACAGGCCCTCCCCCAGGTAACACTTCCTCAACTCAAAAGTGGAAAATATGTACAATCTGTAATGAGCTTTTTCCTGAAAATGTCTATAGTGTGCACTTCGAAAAAGAACATAAAGCTGAGAAAGTCCCAGCAGTAGCCAACTACATTATGAAAATACACAATTTTACTAGCAAATGCCTCTACTGTAATCGCTATTTACCCACAGATACCCTGCTCAACCATATGTTAATTCATGGTCTGTCTTGTCCATATTGCCGTTCAACTTTCAATGATGTGGAAAAGATGGCCGCACACATGCGGATGGTTCACATTGATGAAGAGATGGGACCTAAAACAGATTCTACTTTGAGTTTTGATTTGACATTGCAGCAGGGTAGTCACACTAACATCCATCTCCTGGTAACTACATACAATCTGAGGGATGCCCCAGCTGAATCTGTTGCTTACCATGCCCAAAATAATCCTCCAGTTCCTCCAAAGCCGCAGCCAAAAGTTCAGGAAAAGGCAGATATCCCTGTAAAAAGTTCACCTCAAGCTGCAGTGCCCTATAAAAAAGATGTTGGGAAAACCCTTTGTCCTCTTTGCTTTTCAATCCTAAAAGGACCCATATCTGATGCACTTGCACATCACTTACGAGAGAGGCACCAAGTTATTCAGACGGTTCATCCAGTTGAGAAAAAGCTCACCTACAAATGTATCCATTGCCTTGGTGTGTATACCAGCAACATGACCGCCTCAACTATCACTCTGCATCTAGTTCACTGCAGGGGTGTTGGAAAGACCCAAAATGGCCAGGATAAGACAAATGCACCCTCTCGGCTTAATCAGTCTCCAAGTCTGGCACCTGTGAAGCGCACTTACGAGCAAATGGAATTTCCCTTACTGAAAAAACGAAAGTTAGATGATGATAGTGATTCACCCAGCTTCTTTGAAGAGAAGCCTGAAGAGCCTGTTGTTTTAGCTTTAGACCCCAAGGGTCATGAAGATGATTCCTATGAAGCCAGGAAAAGCTTTCTAACAAAGTATTTCAACAAACAGCCCTATCCCACCAGGAGAGAAATTGAGAAGCTAGCAGCCAGTTTATGGTTATGGAAGAGTGACATCGCTTCCCATTTTAGTAACAAAAGGAAGAAGTGTGTCCGTGATTGTGAAAAGTACAAGCCTGGCGTGTTGCTGGGGTTTAACATGAAAGAATTAAATAAAGTCAAGCATGAGATGGATTTTGATGCTGAGTGGCTATTTGAAAATCATGATGAGAAGGATTCCAGAGTCAATGCTAGTAAGACTGCTGACAAAAAGCTCAACCTTGGGAAGGAAGATGACAGTTCCTCAGACAGTTTTGAAAATTTGGAAGAAGAATCCAATGAAAGTGGTAGCCCTTTTGACCCTGTTTTTGAAGTTGAACCTAAAATCTCTAGCGATAACCCAGAGGAACATGTACTGAAGGTAATTCCTGAGGATGCTTTAGAATCTGAGGAGAAGCTAGACCAAAAAGAGGATGGTTCAAAATACGAAACTATTCATTTGACTGAGGAACCAACCAAACTAATGCACAATGCATCTGATAGTGAGGTTGACCAAGACGATGTTGTTGAGTGGAAAGACGGTGCTTCTCCATCTGAGAGTGGGCCTGGATCCCAACAAGTGTCAGACTTTGAGGACAATACCTGCGAAATGAAACCAGGAACCTGGTCTGACGAGTCTTCCCAAAGCGAAGATGCAAGGAGCAGTAAGCCAGCTGCCAAAAAAAAGGCTACCATGCAAGGTAACAGAGAGCAGTTGAAATGGAAGAATAGTTCCTATGGAAAAGTTGAAGGGTTTTGGTCTAAGGACCAGTCACAGTGGAAGAATGCATCTGAGAATGATGAGCGCTTATCTAACCCCCAGATTGAGTGGCAGAATAGCACAATTGACAGTGAGGATGGGGAACAGTTTGACAACATGACTGATGGAGTAGCTGAGCCCATGCATGGCAGCTTAGCCGGAGTTAAACTGAGCAGCCAACAGGCCTAA